AAGAAGTTTCCGAAGACTTCACTGATGTGGTGTTCGGTAAGTTGGACACCGAGTCGAATCAGGAAATCGCCGCAGCTTTGAATATTTCTTCCATTCCGACGGTGATGGTGTTCCGGGATGGGATCATGGTGCATCGTTCCTCCGGTGTGATGGATAAACGGCAGCTTGCTGATCTGGTGACCCAGGCGCAGGCGCTGGACATGGATCAGGTGCGTCAACAGATTGAAGCCCAGCAGAATCCCCCGGAGAAAACCCAGCGGTTCTAGCAGGCTGGCCGGCAGTTTCCTTGAGTCGGATCTGGCTGTCATACTGTCGGCTATGCGTTTATCCATTTTGACCCGGTGGATGGTGCTCACCGGGGTGCTGCTCATTGTGCTGGCAACGTGTCTTGGTTTGCTTGTGCACTGGCAGGTCATTGTTGACGGCGATGGGGAAGTCCTGGAGGAGTTCGTCGAATCGCGGCGATCCTGGGGCACCCCCACCGTGCAATTGTTCACCAGTTTGTTTAACCCGCTAGCTGCGGTGATTGTTTCGCTGCTGGTGGGGATTGCCGCGACGCTACGGTTTCGACAGTGGCGGGTGTTTGCCTATATGGCTGCGGTGATGGTGCTTTCCACCGCGATCACCCAAGGGTTGAAGCATGCGTTTGTGCGGAACCGTCCAGCGGTGATGTGGCATCTCGTCGAGGAGACTGATTTTTCGTTCCCCTCGGGGCATTCGACAGCCGCGGTGGCGTTATCGTCTGCGGTGATTGTGGTGTGGGTGATGCTGTCGGCGAAGTGGAAACCGGTGGCGGTAGTGGCGGTTGCGGCGGCGGTGATCGCCATTGGGATTCCGGCGTCACGCCTCTATTTGGGGGTGCATTGGTTTACTGATACTGCCGCGGGGGCGATGGTTGGTTTGGGTACCGCATTGCTGGTCAGCCCGTTGCTGCCACGCACCGGGGTGATGGTTAGTCATTGGCCTAGCCGGCTGCGCAGGTGGATGACCGATAAGGGTAAACATGCCCGGCAGCTGCGCTAGCGGCAAGCATATTTCCGCCGAGGCGCATCGCCCCGTTGGGGTGTATGGGGTGGTGCTGTGAGCCGTGGTATCTGCTGCAGCGTTTGGCCGTGCAAGGTGTGCAGGCGGTGGCCTATAGTCGTCTGCTCGACTCTATTTGGTCTCTTGGCCTGCGGACTGGGGGTGTTAAGCAGTTCGCTGGCCGGGCGGCAATGCTTGCCCGGCCAAGATGTGGTTTTCGATATAGATAGCTCCCCACCAGTTGGACTGTGATTGTGTGAGTCCAGCTGGTGGGGAGCTGTGTTTTGGTGCTGCGGGGTTTTCCGATCACCTTAGGCGGTGAACTACCTCCTAGGGGTGGGGTTGTTAGCGCCGTCGGTTTGCCTGATTGAGAAATACTGCCCGGATTCCGCGGTGGAATCCGTCGCGCAGGTCGACCCGCTGTTTCTCGGTGAGGGTGTGCTGCCCGAGTCGATCGCAGCCGAATTGCAGCAGTGGTGCGTCGATTTCGTTGGGAAGTGGACCACCAGACAGTGTGTGTGCAATGTCGAGCTGTTCTGCTGTTGCCACATGGTGATACCAGGCGATGGCATATTGTTGGCCAACATCGTCGGCGTTTTGCTGCCCAGAATTGGCCCACACTTCGTCGGCGAGCGGAATGTAATGCCGGGTGGTGCGGCGCCGTCGTGCCATCATGCTGGGCAGTGGCACACTGGGTTTACTGCTGGTGTTTTCCGCAGCGGTTGGTGCTGGCGGTGGGGTGGTGTCCTGCCCGGAGTCGGTGTCTTGTGGGGGGCTGGTTGCGGTGTCCGGTTTAGGGTTCTGCGCGGCAGCCGCCACCGTTGCAGGGGTGGGTGTGCTGCTGGGAGCAGTCGTATTGTCCTGGCTGGTTTCCGTAGCGGCAGAGGGTTGTGCCCCGGTTGGGGTGACTGAACTGTAGGCGATCGGTGGATGGGAGTGAGCCGCCACCATCGCCGGGGTGGGGATGCTTCCCGGGGTTGGGGTTGCACTGCCTGCCGCAGAGTCGCTGGGAGTAGCTGGTGCGGGGTGGGCACCCGGGGTGGGTGTGCTGCTAGCAGGCACATCAGCCGGGGTGGCGGCCGCCGCCGGCGGCTGTTGTTGCGGGACGGCAGGTGCCGCTGGCATGGCCGGCGGGGCCGGGTAGGCCGTGTCGGATGCCGCAAGGGTTGCACCGTCAGACCCTTGCCGGCCGCTGCCTAACTCATCGGCATCGTCATCATCGTCGCTGGTAGCGGCGTTTTCCGCGGTGAGTTGGGTGTGATCGTCAATAATGGCTGACCAGTCAATCTCATCGTCGGCATGTTTCTTTCGCGCCGGCGGGGTGGTGCTGGTGGCTGCGGTGGCCGCGTTCGCTGTGGAAGATTCAGCCGGAGGATGCACCGGATTGCTAGCAGTTTGGGTGTTGTCTGCGGCAGTGGATGCTGCGGGCGCGTCACTGTCAGCAACCCCGGTTCCAGCATGAGGGAGATCCCCGCCAGCGGAATCATCGTCACTGGGGGCGGCGCTAGGGTCAGCTCCCAAATCAGTGGTGATCTGCGGGGACTGATCGGATGATGCTGCCTCAGCGGCGGAGGCTGGGGCGGTGGTATCCACCGGGGATGGTGTTGCCGATGGGGTGGTGGTGTCACTGCCTGAGGCGGCACCATCAGATAGTGCCGCTGATCCGGCTGCCGGATCAGTGAGGGATTCACCGGGCAGCACCCCAGCGTCACCGGCATCGTTTGCGTCAACAGCATCAGGTTCAGATGCGGTCTGTTCCCCGGATGACGCCACATGGTGACCGTCAGCGGGATCAACCGCAGCGGTAGTCGTCCCCGCCTCGCCATCAGCACTGGCACCATCAGCGGTCACCGCTGTGGTGGGATCTGTCGCGTCCGCATCCCCAGGGCGGGTCCGCACTACCGGCTGAATGGGACCTTCCAGCACCTGAATACGCATACATTCCGCGAAATCTTCCCGCGGATCCAAAATTGTGGTCGAATCGCACGCATGGCGCAGTGCCGACGACATGGAATCCCAGCCAAAGCCGTACAAGTGCACCCGCACGCCGCAGGCGGAAGCCTCAATCACGCCGGGCAGCATGTCCGCGTCGCCTGAGACCAGCACAATGTCACTGCATTGGCCGCGCACCCCGGCCAGCACCATATCGGCAACCAGCCGAGTATCCACCGCCTTCTGCGTTCGTCTATCACCCCACTCAATTAATTGACCGGTACGAAGTTGCACCCCGTCACAGGTGCGTAAAGCCCGCTGATAGCGATGCGGGCCAGAGTCGGGAATCCCGTCGTACCACAGCTGTCGTTGAATCGGCTGACCCAGCTGCTGCTGGATCATGCCACCTAACACATTGACTACCTCCGGCAGATCAATCTCTAATTGTGCTCGGGCACCGGTTTCCCACGAGTTGTAGAAGCTAGCGAGTAAATAAGAGGTGTCCACGTACACTTGCGTGCGTTCCAGCATGTCTTCACTATGTCCATTCCTAAATTATTAATGCGTTACGTTGCAGTCTTTATTTAATGAGTAATGCAAGTACTGCCCCACCGCGCAACAGTCACCAGCCAAAGCGGTAAGCCCCACGTATGGCGCCCACCTGCCAGCGGAACTGAAACAAGGCAGGTACTTATGACATGCTACCGCCTTCACCGCGCGCATACGATGCTCTCCCAAAGGGCGGGAATCTACCCGGCAGGAGGCTGCACACGACAGCGCAACAATATAAGGCCATCGCCGGGAGCCTGAACACGTCGAATATGGAGGACTAGCATGGGCATATGGCTGAACAACGAGGAAGCAGACTGCCATGTTTCATGGCCACCATTCCAGGGAACCTCATTGCTGCCACAATCCTGGTCACTATCATCGACCTGTACGTGCAACCCTGGCAGCTGGCGGATAAATTTCTGCTTGTCGTGCTGGCGAACTATCGCACCGGATATGTGCAGTATGGACAGCAACGACCAGACGTCACTGCACAGCAACCACGACTGCCTGCCCCACCAGCACACCCCATTGTGGAAGGCATGCTCGCCTATCCAATACTTGGCGCAATGGTGGCCTGCGTAAACTTCATCCGCTGGAATTTAGATGTCAGCGAAGCAGTCGCTCTCGGATTATTCGCAGCGCTCACAGCCCATGCATTCATGATTGGCACAAGCATGATCCCGCTTCGGCACAGTTGGACATTGCACGCCGTAAATGTTGTCGCGATAGCAATACTGTGCATGCCGATAGGCGAACCGATCTATCACGTCGCCGGGGCGGCCGTGTACTTATGCATCACCATGGCACTCGCCTGCCGATGGAATAAGCCAGGCACAGAAAACCTGCATCAGATCGCCCAGCGCGAATCGGGAGTGGACTCTATACAGAAAGACGGCTCACAAAAAGGGTGACTTGTCCTCTCGTTTGCACAGTGCTCGCACACCCCAGCGCAAGCAGAACGCTCGTGGAAGCTCAATCAATGCAAACTAGGTGTGAAAAAGTCTCCAAAAAACCTGGCCTGACCTGGCGATTTGTGAACGCTAGGTTACGTCTGTATCTTTATTTGAGTCAGCGCGACCGACAGCGCCCCTCAGAACAACAAGTTCTGATTGTGTGGCGATAGGAAAACGGCCCTGACAATCAAGCCGATGACAATGATCCAACGAGTTGGTTGGTGAAGTTGCTTCGTGCGCATGATGTGTGAGAACTCGATAGTGTGCCAATGTACTTCTATGTTTTATAGTGCCAGTGGCCTTAGTGTTCGGTGTTGTGCCGGACAGCTGTTGGTTGTTGGTGTGATCATGGATGCTTTCTTTGCTTTGGTGATGATCATGCTGGTGTAGACCGGGGATTTGCTAGTCCCTGAGTGTTGTTGTTGGTTCGTGGTGGACGATCATAGTGTTCACGTGGGAGCAATGATGATTAGCTGGATGATTGTTTTTATCCAATGGCATGAAAGTGTTGTTTGGTTGAAACATGGTTATGGTTGATTGTCATGTTTGATGTGGTGTGGCCTTCCTCGTCGGGAACCTGCTGCAGAATCCTGCCTGTGTTGCATGCATGGTTTATGTGTGTGGCGTATGGGTGGGTGCGTGATGGTTGATTTTCATCTATATTTTTTTCTATTTTTTGCAACAATTGTTGTTGCCATGGCAGCTCTGCTTGTTGATCGGGTTGGGGTTGTTGTGGTGGCTGGTTGTTTGTTTTTGCTAGTTTTAGGCTTTCCAGCCTTTGTGCCTTGATGGTTCAGTGTTTTGCTGATTGTTTTGGTTTTTTAATGGAGAGTTTGATCCTGGCTCAGGACGAACGCTGGCGGCGTGCTTAACACATGCAAGTCGAACGGAAAGGCCCTGCTTGCAGGGTACTCGAGTGGCGAACGGGTGAGTAACACGTGGGTGATCTGCCCCGCACTCCGGGATAAGCCTGGGAAACTGGGTCTAATACTGGATATTCACTGCCTTCTAGGTGGGTAGTGGAAAGTTTTTTCGGTGTGGGATGAGCCTGCGGCCTATCAGCTTGTTGGTGGGGTAATGGCCTACCAAGGCGGCGACGGGTAGCCGGCCTGAGAGGGTGTACGGCCACATTGGGACTGAGATACGGCCCAGACTCCTACGGGAGGCAGCAGTGGGGAATATTGCACAATGGGCGCAAGCCTGATGCAGCGACGCCGCGTGAGGGATGACGGCCTTCGGGTTGTAAACCTCTTTCGGCAGGGACGAAGCGTAAGTGACGGTACCTGCATAAGAAGCACCGGCTAACTACGTGCCAGCAGCCGCGGTAATACGTAGGGTGCGAGCGTTGTCCGGAATTACTGGGCGTAAAGAGCTCGTAGGTGGTTTGTCGCGTCGTCTGTGAAATTCCGGGGCTTAACTCCGGGCGTGCAGGCGATACGGGCATAACTTGAGTGCTGTAGGGGAGACTGGAATTCCTGGTGTAGCGGTGAAATGCGCAGATATCAGGAGGAACACCGATGGCGAAGGCAGGTCTCTGGGCAGTAACTGACGCTGAGGAGCGAAAGCATGGGTAGCGAACAGGATTAGATACCCTGGTAGTCCATGCTGTAAACGGTGGGCGCTAGGTGTGGGGGTCTTCCACGACTTCTGTGCCGTAGCTAACGCATTAAGCGCCCCGCCTGGGGAGTACGGCCGCAAGGCTAAAACTCAAAGGAATTGACGGGGGCCCGCACAAGCGGCGGAGCATGTGGATTAATTCGATGCAACGCGAAGAACCTTACCTGGGCTTGACATACACGAGATCGCTGCAGAGATGTAGTTTCCCTTGTGGTTCGTGTACAGGTGGTGCATGGTTGTCGTCAGCTCGTGTCGTGAGATGTTGGGTTAAGTCCCGCAACGAGCGCAACCCTTGTCTTATGTTGCCAGCACGTGATGGTGGGGACTCATGAGAGACTGCCGGGGTCAACTCGGAGGAAGGTGGGGATGACGTCAAATCATCATGCCCTTATGTCCAGGGCTTCACACATGCTACAATGGTCGGTACAGCGCGCTGCGAGCCTGTGAGGGTAAGCGAATCGCTTTGAAAGCCGGCCTCAGTTCGGATTGGGGTCTGCAACTCGACCCCATGAAGTCGGAGTCGCTAGTAATCGCAGATCAGCAACGCTGCGGTGAATACGTTCCCGGGCCTTGTACACACCGCCCGTCACGTCATGAAAGTTGGTAACACCCGAAGCCAGTGGCCTAACCGTTTTTGCGGGGGGAGCTGTCGAAGGTGGGATCGGCGATTGGGACGAAGTCGTAACAAGGTAGCCGTACCGGAAGGTGCGGCTGGATCACCTCCTTTCTAAGGAGCTTTTATTTTTTTGTGTTTATTTGAATCGGTGTGGACTACCGCTGCAACTGTCATGTTGGGTTGTGGTGTTGGTGTGATGGTCACTGTGTTGAGGCTTGAAGAAAGCGGTTGATGATGCTGGTGTGCTGCTGTAAACCTCGTGTTTGCGGTGGTGGTAAACAGTGTTGTGGTTGATCGGGTATGTTGGTGCGCTGTTGGGTGTCTCGGGTGTTATGCCCGTGGCATTGTTGGCATGCTTATACATGCTGCAACAGGATGCTGGTCTTGGTGGCTGGTGTGTGTTGTGGTGTGGGTGAGTGTGTGTGTTGTGTGTGAACTGTATAGTGGACGTAGAGCATCTTTATTTTTTGCGTCTATCAGTGCCTTTGAGCCAGACCGCTGCTGTGTTTGTTGGTGGTGTGGTGTGGGTGCTGGTAGTGATTGTTGATTCTTGTTTGTTTGTGTTCTGGTTTTTTAGGGCACACGGTGGATGCCTTGGCATGCTGAGCCGATGAAGGACGTGGGAGGCTGCGTTAAGCCTCGGGGAGTTGTCAACCGAGCGTTGATCCGAGGATGTCCGAATGGGGAAACCCGGCCATGGTTATGTGTGGTCACCTGCAACTGAAGACTTGTGTATAGGTTGTGTGGAGGTAACGCGGGGAAGTGAAACATCTCAGTACCCGTAGGAGAAGAAAACAAGAGTGATTCCGCTAGTAGTGGCGAGCGAACGTGGATTTTTGGCTAAACCGTGATTGTGTGTGATACCCGGCAGGGGTTGCATGATCCGGGGTTGTGGGGTTTATAACGTCTGTTATCTGCCGGTGACGGGTCTGTTGTTGGTGCTGTTAGTGGAAGTGGTGTGGAAACGCCTGCCGTAGAGGGTGAGAGTCCCGTACATGAAAGCAGTTGCCTGATGGATGGTTATTTGTCCCCGAGTAGCAGCGGGCTCGTGGAATCTGCTGTGAATCTGCCGGGACCACCCGGTAAGCCTGAATACTCAGTGTGACCGATAGCGGATTGAGTACCGTGAGGGAATGGTGAAAAGTACCCCGGGAGGGGAGTGAAAGAGTACCTGAAACCGTGTGTCTACAATCCGTCAGAGCCCTTTTGGGGTGATGGCGTGCCTTTTGAAGAATGAGCCTGCGAGTCAGCGGCATGTCGCGAGGTTAACCCGGTTTGTGGGGTAGTCGTAGCGAAAGCGAATACTAACGAGTGTGTTGTAGTGGCATGTCCTGGACCCGAAGCGGAGTGATCTACCCATGGCCAGTGTGAAGCAGCGGTAAGACGCTGTGGAGGCGCGAACCCACTTAGGTTGAAAACTGAGGGGATGAGTTGTGGGTAGGGGTGAAAGGCCAATCAAACTTCGTGATAGCTGGTTCTCCCCGAAATGCATTTAGGTGCAGCGCTACGCGTGTTTGCCGGAGGTAGAGCTACTGGTTGGTTTAGCGGGACTATCATCTTAGCGACATCAGCTAAACTCCGAATGCCGGTGAAACGGTTCGTGTAGTAGTGAGACTGCGGGGGATAAGCTTCGTAGTCGAGAGGGAAACAGCCCAGATCGCCGGTTAAGGCCCCTAAGAGTGTGCTAAGTGGAAAAGGATGTGGGATCGCCCAGACAGCCAGGAGGTTGGCTTAGAAGCAGCCATCCTTGAAAGAGTGCGTAATAGCTCACTGGTCGAGTGGTTCCGCGCCGACAATGTAGTGGGGCTCAAGCACACCGCCGAAACCGCGGCAGCAGCATCTTATGTAGGGTGTTGTTGGGTAGGGGAGCGTCGTATGCTGCGTTGAAGCTGCCGGGTGACCGTGTGGTGGAGTGTATACGAGTGAGAATGCAGGCATGAGTAGCGAATGACGGGTGGAAAACCCGTCCGCCGGATGATCAAGGGTTCCTGGGTGAAGCTTTAATCTTCCCAGGGTGAGTCGGGACCTAAGGCGAGGCCGACAGGCGTAGTCGATGGATAACGGGTTGATATTCCCGTACCCGTGTGTATGCGAAAAGTGGTGACGCGATGATACTAACTGCCCGTCGCATCCTTCACGTCAGTCTTTTTAGGCTGGTGGTTGTGGTGTGTTCGCGTAGGACCTGAGTTGTTGGTAGCCAAGTGATGGGGTGACGCAGAGTGGTAGCCGAGCCAACGGTTGGAAGTGTTGGTGTAAGCGTGCAGCCCGTGGGATAGGGAAATCCGTTCCACATTATATGGGTGAGGCGTGATGCAGACCCACATGTTGTGGGGGAGTCGGTGTGCCTGTGCTGTCGAGAAAAGCCTCTAGCGAGTGTATGCATGGCCCGTACCCCAAACCGACACAGGTGATCAGGTAGAAGATACTAAGGCGATCGAGAGAACTGTGGTTAAGGAACTCGGCAAAATGCCCCCGTAACTTCGGGAGAAGGGGGGCCGCTACGGGTGCCACTGCCTTGCGTGGTGGTTGCGTGTGGTGGCCGCAGAGAATAGAGGGAAGCGACTGTTTACTAAAAACACAGGTCCGTGCGAAGACGATAAGTCGATGTATACGGACTGACGCCTGCCCGGTGCTGGAAGGTTAAGAGGACCTGTTAGATCTGTTTGGGTCGAAGCGGAGAATTTAAGC
The Corynebacterium choanae DNA segment above includes these coding regions:
- a CDS encoding phosphatase PAP2 family protein; amino-acid sequence: MRLSILTRWMVLTGVLLIVLATCLGLLVHWQVIVDGDGEVLEEFVESRRSWGTPTVQLFTSLFNPLAAVIVSLLVGIAATLRFRQWRVFAYMAAVMVLSTAITQGLKHAFVRNRPAVMWHLVEETDFSFPSGHSTAAVALSSAVIVVWVMLSAKWKPVAVVAVAAAVIAIGIPASRLYLGVHWFTDTAAGAMVGLGTALLVSPLLPRTGVMVSHWPSRLRRWMTDKGKHARQLR
- the trxA gene encoding thioredoxin encodes the protein MATIALTKENFEQTVLAGGTVLVDCWAEWCGPCRRFGPIFEEVSEDFTDVVFGKLDTESNQEIAAALNISSIPTVMVFRDGIMVHRSSGVMDKRQLADLVTQAQALDMDQVRQQIEAQQNPPEKTQRF